One segment of Coffea arabica cultivar ET-39 chromosome 7c, Coffea Arabica ET-39 HiFi, whole genome shotgun sequence DNA contains the following:
- the LOC140010699 gene encoding uncharacterized protein yields the protein MGDVASSEPLATDVDPKGGPQSSGGLATTDGMGGEELVCVGDHEGGCEVERGCDSPPPLLPVAEGPGVVRSSALEWEGDGELPHGAGNLSPTIGSMPGRPEGTLLLALNVDQAVEVEEGLARVKSADLWVFCKSLFACTLVGSSDQHITLDVHHPLLPRSLVLSWVHAGCSVEARKDLWRALLGDKPRVRPWCIRGNFNVILEPFKKCGGQPFVTAEGVDLMSFMEEAEVFDAGFLGPSFTWCSNRRGFTVGRDPRCIGAAREWLSLAGIVCQALGHEEGYPAVNKCSFGDIFEAVKGAESQMAHAELKAESDDSEGAHIELQRAQAEYRHALAIEEQFWSFELLQIIPPLILQEDNQALEDIPSMEEVKQAVYAMDGDSAVGPDGFTGKFFTFAWDIIAKDVYNAVVSFFCGAELPRFIISTSIVLIPKIPNPQDFSKFRPISLCNFINKVLSHLLSDRVAALLPKIISLQ from the exons ATGGGCGATGTGGCCTCTTCTGAACCTTTGGCTACTGATGTTGACCCGAAAGGAGGTCCTCAGTCCTCTGGTGGGTTGGCTACTACTGATGGAATGGGAGGAGAAGAGCTCGTATGTGTGGGGGACCATGAGGGTGGGTGCGAAGTGGAGCGTGGGTGCGACAGCCCACCTCCGTTGCTGCCTGTTGCTGAGGGGCCTGGTGTGGTGCGCTCCTCTGCCTTGGAGTGGGAGGGAGATGGCGAGTTGCCGCATGGGGCTGGAAATTTGTCCCCAACGATAGGCAGTATGCCTGGACGGCCAGAGGGCACTTTGTTGCTAGCCCTTAATGTTGATCAGGCCGTGGAGGTGGAGGAGGGGCTTGCGCGGGTGAa GTCCGCTGACCTATGGGTTTTTTGTAAGTCACTGTTTGCTTGTACGTTAGTTGGGTCCTCTGACCAACATATTACGTTAGATGTCCACCATCCGTTGTTGCCTCGTTCTTTAGTGCTTTCTTGGGTCCATGCGGGATGCTCTGTGGAGGCTCGCAAGGACTTATGGAGAGCGTTGTTAGGTGACAAGCCTCGGGTGCGGCCATGGTGTATTAGAGGGAACTTTAACGTGATCCTAGAGCCGTTCAAAAAGTGTGGGGGGCAGCCTTTTGTGACTGCTGAAGGGGTGGATCTTATGTCCTTCATGGAGGAAGCTGAAGTGTTCGATGCAGGGTTCTTGGGGCCCTCCTTTACTTGGTGTAGCAACAGGCGAG GGTTCACTGTTGGACGTGATCCACGATGCATAGGTGCCGCCCGTGAATGGCTCTCCTTGGCGGGTATTGTGTGCCAAGCTCTTGGCCACGAGGAGGGCTATCCAGCAGTGAACAAGTGTTCTTTTGGGGATATTTTTGAGGCTGTTAAGGGGGCAGAGTCTCAGATGGCACACGCAGAACTGAAGGCAGAGAGTGACGACTCGGAGGGGGCTCATATTGAGCTCCAACGGGCGCAAGCGGAGTATCGGCATGCATTGGCTATCGAGGAGCAGTTTTGGAG TTTTGAGTTGCTTCAGATTATCCCACCTCTGATCTTGCAGGAGGACAACCAGGCCCTGGAGGATATCCCTTCGATGGAGGAGGTAAAACAGGCGGTGTATGCCATGGATGGGGATAGTGCGGTGGGCCCAGATGGCTTTACTGGTAAGTTCTTTACTTTTGCATGGGATATTATTGCCAAGGATGTGTATAATGCTGTAGTGAGTTTTTTCTGTGGAGCGGAGCTACCGCGGTTTATTATCTCGACCTCCATTGTTCTCATTCCGAAGATCCCAAACCCGCAGGATTTCTCTAAGTTTCGGCCTATAAGCCTTTGCAATTTCATTAATAAGGTGCTTTCGCACCTCTTGTCTGATAGGGTAGCGGCTTTGCTGCCGAAAATTATTTCTCTCCAGTAG